From Streptomyces sp. HUAS MG91, the proteins below share one genomic window:
- a CDS encoding MFS transporter — translation MTASGTTRRPALILAALALAQLIIALDYSIVFVALPDIGEGVGFSGQQLQWVIGAYAVAFGGCLLLGGRLADLLGRRRMFLTGLALYAIASVVGGLAAGPGPLVAARAVQGIGGALLAPATLSLLTTTFEEGRERNRALGIWGATGSSGMVVGSLLGGVLTQAFGWEAVFYVNVPLALGVGLLGARVLPADAPTERRQGFDLPGGLSVTLGALLLVFGLVQGPEAGWAAPVTLISFVAAAALIVAFVVIESRTADPLVPLKVFSYKSLRLGSLITFMFMATFGASAYFLTLALQTVRDWSALATGLAFILPCACILVGSVVGGKLATAFGVRGTLVIGLVIGAVGTALFAAFLDSGSTYLQMAPGIVVFSLAQGVIWTAMFSAATAGVEEQLQGLASGLATSGQQVGAAVGLAVLVAVSNAVTGADPAPAELSDGLQAATYTSAVLILLTVGLALALNKQPKAADISPVVAGGLPEESVVPVQNI, via the coding sequence ATGACCGCATCGGGTACCACCCGCCGCCCAGCCCTGATCCTGGCTGCGCTGGCACTGGCCCAGCTGATCATCGCGCTGGACTACAGCATCGTGTTCGTCGCGCTGCCGGACATCGGCGAGGGGGTGGGCTTCTCGGGACAGCAACTGCAGTGGGTCATCGGGGCCTACGCCGTCGCCTTCGGCGGCTGCCTGCTGCTCGGCGGACGCCTGGCCGACCTGCTCGGGCGCCGTCGCATGTTCCTCACCGGGCTCGCCCTCTACGCGATCGCCTCGGTCGTCGGCGGCCTGGCCGCCGGACCCGGCCCGCTCGTGGCCGCCCGCGCCGTGCAGGGCATCGGCGGAGCGCTCCTCGCCCCGGCCACCCTCTCCCTGCTCACGACCACCTTCGAGGAGGGCCGCGAGCGCAACCGGGCCCTGGGCATCTGGGGCGCCACCGGCAGCAGCGGCATGGTCGTCGGCTCCCTGCTCGGCGGCGTGCTGACCCAGGCCTTCGGCTGGGAGGCGGTCTTCTACGTGAACGTGCCGCTGGCCCTCGGCGTCGGCCTGCTCGGCGCGCGTGTCCTGCCGGCCGACGCCCCGACCGAGCGGCGCCAGGGCTTCGACCTGCCCGGCGGCCTCTCCGTCACCCTGGGCGCGCTGCTCCTGGTCTTCGGCCTCGTCCAGGGCCCCGAGGCCGGCTGGGCCGCGCCCGTCACGCTGATCAGCTTCGTCGCCGCGGCGGCGCTGATCGTGGCCTTCGTCGTCATCGAGTCGCGCACCGCCGACCCGCTGGTGCCGCTGAAGGTCTTCTCGTACAAGAGCCTGCGGCTCGGCTCGCTCATCACCTTCATGTTCATGGCCACCTTCGGCGCCAGCGCCTACTTCCTCACCCTCGCGCTGCAGACGGTCCGCGACTGGAGCGCCCTCGCCACCGGCCTGGCGTTCATTCTGCCGTGCGCCTGCATCCTGGTGGGCTCCGTCGTCGGCGGCAAGCTGGCCACGGCGTTCGGCGTCCGCGGCACGCTCGTCATCGGCCTGGTGATCGGCGCCGTCGGCACCGCCCTGTTCGCCGCCTTCCTGGACTCCGGCTCGACCTACCTCCAGATGGCCCCCGGCATCGTCGTCTTCAGCCTGGCGCAGGGCGTCATCTGGACCGCCATGTTCTCGGCGGCCACGGCCGGGGTCGAGGAGCAGCTGCAGGGCCTGGCCTCCGGTCTCGCCACCAGCGGCCAGCAGGTCGGCGCCGCCGTCGGCCTCGCCGTCCTCGTCGCCGTCTCCAACGCGGTGACCGGAGCCGACCCCGCCCCGGCCGAACTGTCCGACGGCCTCCAGGCCGCCACGTACACCTCCGCCGTGCTCATCCTGCTCACCGTCGGACTCGCTCTCGCGCTGAACAAGCAGCCCAAGGCGGCGGACATCTCGCCGGTCGTGGCAGGTG
- a CDS encoding helix-turn-helix transcriptional regulator, which translates to MTATGSSATRVALLMRDAGRLEAGRVSPRKGAQGVVPPRPSTLKFAELGSFLAARRAEVTPEQVGLPGGGSRRLTGLRREEVAMLAGIGASWYAWIEQGRAKNVSLEILEAIAHVLRLNEVECLHMMRLAGYAVPRRPRNPVDDDRRLALRVVDSFLSKPAYFMDRYWDVLAANRLATRLLGFEGAHHNYLESLFLDPRARDRFADWERAADEAVARFRTQSGEYLGDPRLAALTQHLREGSPVFADLWERHRFGDGTQVTQALAHPDLGQVSLSQICLDFAARPGLQLILLDPQSGPVADRLARWAQGAPLPEAGVRVPA; encoded by the coding sequence ATGACTGCCACGGGATCGTCGGCGACCCGTGTCGCGTTGTTGATGCGTGACGCGGGGCGCCTGGAAGCCGGCAGGGTTTCCCCCCGGAAGGGGGCCCAGGGCGTCGTACCCCCCAGGCCCTCCACCCTGAAGTTCGCCGAACTGGGCAGCTTTCTCGCGGCTCGGCGGGCCGAGGTGACCCCGGAGCAGGTGGGGCTGCCCGGCGGTGGCTCGCGCAGGCTGACCGGACTGCGCCGCGAGGAGGTGGCGATGCTCGCGGGGATCGGCGCCTCCTGGTACGCGTGGATCGAACAGGGGAGAGCGAAGAACGTCTCCCTGGAGATCCTGGAGGCCATCGCCCACGTACTGCGCCTGAACGAGGTGGAGTGCCTGCACATGATGCGGCTGGCCGGTTACGCCGTTCCGCGCAGGCCGCGCAACCCGGTCGACGACGACCGGCGCCTCGCCCTGCGGGTCGTCGACAGCTTCCTGTCCAAGCCGGCCTATTTCATGGACCGTTACTGGGACGTCCTCGCGGCCAACCGTCTCGCGACGCGGCTGCTGGGCTTCGAGGGGGCGCACCACAACTACCTGGAGTCGCTCTTCCTCGACCCGCGCGCCCGCGACCGGTTCGCCGACTGGGAGCGCGCGGCCGACGAGGCGGTGGCGCGATTCCGTACCCAGAGCGGCGAGTACCTCGGTGATCCGAGGCTGGCCGCGCTCACCCAGCACCTGCGCGAGGGCAGCCCCGTCTTCGCGGACCTGTGGGAGCGGCACCGTTTCGGTGACGGGACGCAGGTCACGCAGGCGCTGGCCCATCCCGACCTCGGGCAGGTGAGCCTGTCGCAGATCTGTCTCGACTTCGCCGCCCGCCCCGGACTCCAGCTCATCCTGCTGGATCCGCAGTCCGGCCCGGTGGCCGACCGTCTGGCGCGGTGGGCGCAGGGCGCCCCGCTGCCGGAGGCCGGGGTCCGGGTGCCGGCCTGA
- a CDS encoding TetR family transcriptional regulator produces MMMASQQRAERTRRRLLQAAAVEISQFGYDGSSLQRISKAAGLTMGALTFHFPTKMDLAHAIHADGAALAGDAVLRIAAPRGPDGSESEPEPALPRIVRITLTLGELLATEATVRASARLTRERVPGREDWRDSWLPSVRRLVEQARGDDEFKPGVTSDTVTTLTRHLVSGLEESALPGTGSAPVEALADVWDLVLNGLTDSHPAFTPRP; encoded by the coding sequence ATGATGATGGCGAGCCAGCAACGGGCCGAGCGCACACGCAGGCGTCTGCTCCAGGCAGCCGCGGTGGAGATCTCCCAGTTCGGCTACGACGGCTCGTCCCTGCAGCGCATCAGCAAGGCGGCCGGCCTGACCATGGGCGCCCTGACCTTCCATTTCCCTACGAAGATGGACCTGGCGCACGCGATCCACGCCGACGGCGCCGCCCTCGCCGGGGACGCCGTCCTGCGCATCGCCGCACCGCGCGGGCCGGACGGGTCGGAGAGCGAGCCGGAGCCCGCGCTGCCGCGCATCGTGCGGATCACGCTCACCCTGGGCGAGCTCCTGGCGACGGAGGCCACGGTCCGCGCGTCCGCGCGCCTGACCCGTGAGCGCGTCCCTGGACGGGAGGACTGGCGCGACAGCTGGCTGCCCAGCGTCCGCCGGCTGGTCGAACAGGCCCGCGGCGACGACGAGTTCAAACCCGGGGTGACCTCGGACACCGTGACGACACTGACGCGGCATCTCGTCTCGGGCCTGGAGGAGTCGGCGCTTCCCGGCACCGGTTCCGCGCCCGTGGAGGCGCTGGCCGACGTGTGGGACCTGGTCCTCAACGGGCTCACCGACAGCCATCCCGCCTTCACCCCGCGCCCGTAG
- a CDS encoding AAA family ATPase → MNLSISGTYSVGKTITSMAIAHLTGIPRTAAPTMRELLPISLPGKTLEECNGAELIMLISRRIQGRAVAESHLPDGYISDGSALHEWSYANVRVKVGINPNESVDLDNVQMPDDVRFYAEVMKQIAIPAKQHTKANYDAFVHLPIEFPIVEDGHRPVNERFRQLAEQLLLDTLEELEIPVHIVGGTIPERLARIVEIFDFPQVMTIEQAIARAEEEYAQLDTRNELERMADAA, encoded by the coding sequence GTGAACCTGTCCATCTCCGGCACCTACTCCGTCGGCAAGACGATCACCAGCATGGCGATCGCCCACCTGACCGGGATCCCGCGCACCGCGGCCCCCACCATGCGCGAGCTGCTGCCCATCTCCCTCCCGGGGAAGACGCTCGAGGAGTGCAACGGCGCCGAGCTGATCATGCTGATCAGCCGGCGCATCCAGGGCCGCGCGGTCGCCGAGAGCCACCTGCCGGATGGCTACATCTCCGACGGCTCGGCCCTGCACGAGTGGTCGTACGCCAACGTCCGGGTCAAGGTCGGCATCAACCCGAACGAGTCCGTGGACCTCGACAACGTCCAGATGCCGGACGACGTCCGGTTCTACGCCGAGGTCATGAAGCAGATCGCGATACCGGCGAAGCAGCACACCAAGGCCAACTACGACGCGTTCGTCCACCTGCCCATCGAGTTCCCGATCGTCGAGGACGGGCACCGCCCGGTCAACGAGCGGTTCCGCCAGCTCGCCGAGCAGCTGCTCCTGGACACCCTGGAGGAGCTGGAGATCCCGGTGCACATCGTCGGCGGCACGATCCCCGAGCGGCTGGCGCGGATCGTGGAGATCTTCGACTTCCCGCAGGTGATGACCATCGAGCAGGCCATCGCCCGGGCCGAGGAGGAGTACGCGCAGCTCGACACCCGCAACGAGCTGGAGCGCATGGCCGACGCCGCCTGA
- a CDS encoding AAA family ATPase yields MRIAFVGAYGNGKTTLTTELSTKLGLARTHGSAMRDPAGGTPKALEETNEAELVQLAVRRFTERAVEEAAHPEGFLSDGSALHEWVYSKVRLAVGRFPEPTDTLAGAVRDPRTLLFEEVVDQLGLLAKEHARTGYDVFIHTPVEFPLPEGVDPISESFRTLSDELMLDILKTLDIPVHVVTGTVEERLDQILAIPGVSDPA; encoded by the coding sequence ATGCGCATCGCTTTCGTCGGCGCGTACGGCAACGGCAAGACGACGCTCACCACCGAACTGTCCACGAAGCTCGGCCTCGCGCGCACCCACGGCAGCGCCATGCGCGACCCGGCCGGCGGCACGCCCAAGGCCCTGGAGGAGACGAACGAGGCCGAGCTGGTCCAGCTCGCCGTGCGCCGCTTCACCGAGCGCGCCGTCGAGGAGGCCGCGCACCCCGAGGGCTTCCTGTCCGACGGTTCCGCGCTGCACGAGTGGGTGTACAGCAAGGTCCGGCTGGCCGTCGGCCGCTTCCCCGAGCCGACCGACACCCTGGCCGGCGCGGTGCGCGACCCGCGCACGCTGCTCTTCGAGGAGGTCGTGGACCAGCTGGGCCTGCTCGCCAAGGAGCACGCCCGCACCGGCTACGACGTGTTCATCCACACCCCCGTCGAGTTCCCGCTGCCGGAGGGCGTCGACCCGATCAGCGAGAGCTTCCGCACGCTGTCGGACGAGCTCATGCTCGACATCCTCAAGACCCTCGACATCCCCGTGCACGTCGTCACCGGCACCGTCGAGGAGCGCCTGGACCAGATCCTCGCCATTCCGGGTGTGTCCGACCCCGCCTGA
- a CDS encoding LLM class flavin-dependent oxidoreductase, giving the protein MHTGIGAFLSPLHAPGQDPHLTIRRDLQLVEHLDELNYDECWFGEHHSLAWPTIGAPETFIAAAAERTRQIKLANGVVPLPFHHPYNVASRAIMLDHLSRGRYILGVGPGATPNDAHQFGVDQDELKRMASEAIPAVQELVNGEERVSAKSDWFVLQDAKMQLPRYSKPGIEMAISSIGSANSPKVAGQFGLSLVSWGAPPPGAPAVDLAQQWRYAEESAEEHGNTMDRSKWRVVAPLYIAETREEAYRDVREGFSTWLWDYWGKAAGFDVATSMEGVKRSQELEAGVEKGLAIVGSVEDAAAAIQRLREETGGFGTFLVYAMNWASFEKTKRSYELLAEQVAPRFSGSTARGDESIQWSVDNRHVFPHTQARRERAEREGRSIHS; this is encoded by the coding sequence TTGCACACCGGAATCGGAGCGTTCCTCTCACCGCTGCACGCGCCCGGCCAGGACCCGCACCTGACCATCCGCCGCGACCTGCAACTGGTGGAGCACCTCGACGAGTTGAACTACGACGAGTGCTGGTTCGGCGAGCACCACTCCCTCGCCTGGCCGACGATCGGCGCGCCGGAGACCTTCATCGCGGCGGCCGCCGAGCGGACCCGCCAGATCAAGCTGGCCAACGGCGTCGTCCCGCTGCCCTTCCACCACCCGTACAACGTCGCGAGCCGGGCCATCATGCTCGACCACCTGTCGCGCGGCCGGTACATCCTCGGGGTGGGGCCGGGGGCCACGCCCAACGACGCCCACCAGTTCGGCGTCGACCAGGACGAGCTCAAGCGGATGGCCAGCGAGGCGATCCCCGCGGTCCAGGAGCTGGTCAACGGCGAGGAGCGGGTCAGCGCCAAGAGCGACTGGTTCGTGCTGCAGGACGCCAAGATGCAGCTGCCCCGCTACAGCAAGCCGGGCATCGAGATGGCGATCTCCAGCATCGGATCGGCCAACAGCCCCAAGGTGGCCGGCCAGTTCGGTCTGAGCCTGGTCTCCTGGGGCGCTCCCCCGCCCGGCGCGCCGGCCGTCGATCTCGCGCAGCAGTGGCGCTACGCGGAGGAGTCGGCCGAGGAGCACGGCAACACGATGGACCGCTCCAAGTGGCGTGTGGTGGCTCCGCTGTACATCGCCGAGACCCGTGAGGAGGCCTACCGCGACGTCCGGGAGGGCTTCTCCACGTGGCTCTGGGACTACTGGGGCAAGGCCGCCGGGTTCGACGTCGCCACGAGCATGGAGGGCGTCAAGCGCTCCCAGGAGCTGGAGGCGGGCGTGGAGAAGGGCCTCGCGATCGTCGGGTCCGTCGAGGACGCGGCAGCCGCGATCCAGCGGCTGCGGGAGGAGACGGGCGGCTTCGGCACGTTCCTCGTCTACGCCATGAACTGGGCCTCGTTCGAGAAGACGAAGCGCAGCTACGAACTGCTGGCGGAGCAGGTCGCGCCCCGCTTCTCGGGCAGCACCGCCCGGGGCGACGAGTCGATCCAGTGGAGCGTCGACAACCGGCACGTCTTCCCGCATACGCAGGCCCGGCGCGAGCGGGCCGAGCGCGAGGGACGGTCGATCCACTCGTAG
- a CDS encoding glucose 1-dehydrogenase encodes MLNGKVVMITGASSGIGAAAAELFAAQGASVVLMARRKDRLADIAGRIRADGGRALDVTGDVCREEDVERAVREAVENFGRLDAAFNNAGFATAGVPLHEIGTDVYERTMDVNVRGVWNCLVRQIPAMLAGGGGAVVNTSSVAGVAATGASAAYVAAKHAVIGMTKAAAADYGRQGVRVNALVVGATRSEMMQQVITEHPNLESAFMAESVQHRMADPVEIARAAAWLCSDQSSFVTGAAVPVDGGATATA; translated from the coding sequence ATGCTGAACGGCAAGGTGGTGATGATCACGGGCGCCTCCAGCGGCATAGGGGCCGCGGCGGCCGAACTGTTCGCCGCCCAGGGCGCGTCCGTCGTGCTGATGGCGCGCCGCAAGGACCGGCTGGCGGACATCGCCGGGCGGATCCGCGCGGACGGCGGCCGGGCGCTGGACGTGACCGGCGATGTCTGCCGCGAGGAGGACGTCGAACGCGCCGTGCGCGAGGCGGTGGAGAACTTCGGCCGGCTCGACGCGGCGTTCAACAACGCCGGCTTCGCCACGGCCGGCGTGCCGTTGCACGAGATCGGCACCGATGTCTACGAGCGCACGATGGACGTGAACGTGCGCGGCGTCTGGAACTGTCTCGTACGGCAGATCCCGGCGATGCTGGCGGGCGGCGGCGGAGCGGTGGTCAACACCTCCAGCGTCGCCGGTGTGGCCGCCACCGGTGCCTCCGCCGCGTACGTCGCCGCCAAGCACGCGGTCATCGGGATGACGAAGGCCGCCGCGGCCGACTACGGCCGGCAGGGGGTGCGGGTCAACGCCCTGGTCGTCGGCGCGACCAGGTCCGAGATGATGCAGCAGGTCATCACGGAGCACCCGAATCTGGAGAGCGCCTTCATGGCGGAGTCGGTGCAGCACAGGATGGCGGACCCGGTCGAGATCGCCCGGGCCGCCGCCTGGCTGTGCAGCGACCAGTCCTCGTTCGTCACCGGTGCCGCCGTCCCGGTCGACGGCGGTGCCACGGCCACGGCCTGA
- a CDS encoding HAD family phosphatase: MTNALGFARLRLVALNIDGVLLNDTFSPVIHRYITGHGADYTADVERTVFSQPQKVAGERMADVLGGGLTGPQALAAYFEEREKYLRDHPVTVQPGAVELLTRLRALGLRTVCYGGLAKAHFDRFLGEHAALFDGPEYVCTDAIRPGLREITTDVFSLEHDQALFVDDVARVAEAAHTHGFPFIGFPTSFEHSFQGHLMKEAGVRHLIRSLDDIDEALLRTLDEESATGTLWEN, translated from the coding sequence ATGACGAACGCGCTCGGTTTTGCCCGCTTGCGGTTGGTGGCGTTGAACATTGACGGTGTTCTGCTCAACGACACCTTCAGCCCGGTCATCCACCGCTACATCACCGGTCACGGCGCCGACTACACGGCGGACGTAGAGCGGACCGTCTTCTCCCAGCCGCAGAAGGTCGCGGGGGAGCGGATGGCAGACGTCCTGGGAGGCGGACTGACCGGCCCGCAGGCGCTGGCCGCGTACTTCGAGGAGCGGGAGAAGTACCTGCGCGACCACCCGGTCACCGTCCAGCCCGGAGCCGTCGAGCTGCTCACCAGGCTGCGTGCGCTGGGGCTGCGGACCGTCTGCTACGGAGGCCTGGCCAAGGCCCACTTCGACCGCTTCCTCGGCGAGCACGCGGCCCTGTTCGACGGACCGGAATACGTCTGCACCGACGCCATCCGTCCCGGGCTGCGTGAGATCACCACCGACGTCTTCTCGCTCGAACACGACCAGGCCCTGTTCGTCGACGACGTCGCGAGGGTGGCGGAGGCCGCGCACACGCACGGCTTCCCGTTCATCGGTTTCCCCACGTCCTTCGAGCACAGCTTCCAGGGGCACTTGATGAAGGAGGCCGGTGTGCGCCACCTGATCCGGTCCCTGGACGACATCGACGAGGCCCTGCTGCGCACCCTCGACGAAGAGTCCGCCACCGGCACGCTGTGGGAGAACTGA